A segment of the Aureliella helgolandensis genome:
TTCGTGTGTTTCTCCAGGTAGCACGCCGGGCGAATCATCGAACTCTGCGAACAGAGTGTAGTTGAACGTTTCTCGAGTCGAACCATCATCGTTAAGCGAGGTGATCTCGGCGTCGACAACGCGAACGGAAATGTCACCAGTGTTTTTCCATGTAGTCAGCACTTCCTGACCCATCTTGCCGTTGGCTGCATTCTTGAATGGTGCTAGTTGAGCGTCAATCAATTCGACAGTAGCCATTTTTGTTGGAGCATTCTGCGACGTCGTTGTTTCTGGGGTAGTACGGTTTTGAGCTGTTGGCGTATCGCATCCCATAGCGATCAGCAAGGCGAATAGCGTGAAGTATCGGGCGAGCATTTGTGTAGTCTCTGATGCGGAAAAACATGGTTTGAGCGAAAGAACGACACACCTCACCGAGTCGCGGCAAGGAGACGTGCCATTTGCAAAACGCACCGCCCGCGACTTAGGTGCACGCGATTGGTCGGTCCATTATCGTTGTAGCATGGTTTGAAGTCCGTTGAGCGTGAACGGTGGGTTTTTCAAATGAACAACGGCATGGCAGTTTGGGCATAGAGGAATCAAGTCCGTTATAGGGTCTATGATGCGTGGTCCAGTATCTGCCAATCTCTCGATATGATGAACGTGAATCAACAATTCGGCAATGCTTCCGTATCGGTCCGCCAATTTTATTCTGCATCCTTGGCATTGGTAGCCAAAATGTTCCAAGCATCGAGTCCGAAGAATTTTGCTTCTTTCGTAACGCGAGGAAAGGACGGTACGAATCTTTCCATCGACGATGATAACATCATTGAGCGCAGGACTCGGCGTTTTCAAACGCGATTTCTTGCCAGCGACGGGGAGCGAATAAGTTAATAGTCGTTCTGCAAGTACGGACGCCGAGGCACCGACGGGTATGTGAATCAACGTCGGGAATTCTTCAGCCCACTTCGATCCCATTTTCTCGCGCAGTTGAAACCTCGCGGAATCAGATAGTTGCGGAATCCACTCAGGTTCGTCCCCGCGTAAATAGACGGTAGCAAGAAGCGAATCTTGTTTGTGATACAGATGTGCAAAGCGATTCGACCCTTTGACAGCAAATGCACAAGTTGAGGTAGTGACCCTGAAGGCATCGGGCATTGACGTTTGCAATGCCTCGAGCAGCGAGTCGCAGAACTCACGAGAGTCTCCACTGCAGTTTTCGTGAGTTGTTGCCATTACACTCCTAGGACCGAACGGCGGTGTTCACGCCGTTCCGGGACATGACATTTTGTGCAAAGTAAAGCGGCCACCGGAACTGGCGTGCAATGCGTGGTTCGTCCGTCTCTTAGCGTCGATCAGTTGCCGCGCTGCCGCTGGCCGACAGATTTTTCGGCTTATTTCGACGGTCCCAAAATTTTGTCATAAGCAAGGATATGATTGTTTGCAGTGCTAAGGCGAAAACCACAATAGAAACGATTACGTACGCAGCTGAAAATTCGCGCAAACTCAGGAATGCACAATAGAACAAGCTAAGCGTTAGTGGAACGCCGAGCAAGAGGTACGGCAACCGTTTCGAGGTTTGAATCTCAAAAACACTTCCGAAGTAGGATTGAATCATACCGAATGAAAACAGAGTACCGCCCAATGCAAACAATAATCCCAAACGATCCAAATACAGTCCGAGACCGCTAAGCAGGCAACCAGTCCAAATTACTGACTGACCGATTGCAGAGTTCTTCGTCATTGCGGGCATGTGAATATCTTCAAAGGACGAACGGCACGCATCACGGGGTGGCGGAAGTTGATGTTGATTTCAAAACCGACTGGCCACCGCCACTCCCGTGCATGCGATGGTTATCAGCTCTTCGGTGACACTGCTCAGGTGACACATTTTGAAAGATGCTCCATGAACAGTGGGAACTCACCATGACCATCTAAGTGAATGACGCGAATGTTGCTTGCTTCCAAAACTGCGTGAAATATGGGATCGGTTCGCGTGGCGACAAAAAAAGCGCACCGAGGTTCGGCCAAGTCGATATCGCCAAAGAGTTTCTGCGTTCGATTCCAGATATATCTAACGTTGTAATCTCGGAAGCTGTAGCCGAGGAACAACATGTGGTATTCCATCATGTCGGCACGCAGTCGCAAATCAAACGGCGAATCAATCCCGAATCGTTCGTAGTACTGCGATTCTGAAATCACCATTGTGTTGGGGTGATGGATTGATCCGTGATATTTCAGAATTGGTGTCGCGGAAGACGATAGCTTTGTAAGGTCGGTTGGATGTGCAACTGACGTGTACGGTTTGCCAAGTTGCTTGTATGCCTCTTCCTGCAAGTCATCCCAATTGGTCGTGTAAACTGCGGGAGCGTCGAGCCGGGCAATGTTCTTGATCGGTTCAGGGGGATCTGGAATGTTCTTGGACCACTCGAGGATGTCGGCAAGGATAGTCGGTATTACGTCTTTGCCCTGAATCATCAGATACTCAATTGCTACCAGAAGATCACGTTTTTCCCGAATAGCCTCGGGGGAAATACCCAATGCTGATGCGACGCGTGAAACCAATTCGTCCCAACCAGGGAGACCGGCATTGGCTGAAACGCCGGCACCAGCGAACGGAATCACACGGCGTTCCATTAGACGCTCGACCAACTCTTCAACTAAGGGATCCGTTCGGAAGTCAGACATCGGATTGAGGATTTACTTTGCTGATAACGGCAGGGTTAACGGCGGATTGGGGTTTGAGTTAGAACTGCAAAGTGGAGGCAATGCCAATCCTGCCGTTCACCCCATTGTTACGTGTCTTTCGAAGTGTGCTCGATTCTATCGTATCTTGGCCAGATTACATCCAAAATTCCGCCAATCAAAGCGCCGATCCCACCGATAGCGACACCAAGGAGCGAACAGCCGATTACAGCAGCGAGCAGTGCTACGAACCCCGGAGTTCCACTATAGACAGTACCAGGCGGAGCCGGAGCCCTAGACCAGATCCATGCGAACACACGAACAACATTCAGCAACGGTATTGCAACACCCACAATCGCGCCGAGAATCGTGGCACGGCGTAAATACCGCCACCTCCGATGCGATCGCTCGATAGTGTTGTCTTCGGGCGGTTCGTACGGGTTCGAAAGGTTTCTCAATTCATTGCTGCCCGCGGATTCGGACACGTAACGGTGCCGATCACTCCGTCGGCGGGGATGAGTCGGCAGTAAAAGCAGACCGAGGTCGCCGACTGGAGTGCATCAGTTGGTTCTCAGTTCTAGATTGTTGGGGCCAGGAGCATGGCAGCATCGTCTTCAGTATAGCAAATTTGGTTTGCGATCGCGGAGGACAGCTTGGAAAGGCAGTGTGGCGATTCCTGGCATTCCACCAAGCGAGCCCCCCTGACCGAGTAGCCCAGCATCGAGCTGGATTCCCCTTCGTTTTCATCCGGTTGGACTTCCGCGACGCGAGTGCATTCGAGCGGTTCGCAATGGTGCTTCCATTGCCCAAAGACCTACCGTCCATCTGGCAATACGTTTTACGTTTAGACTTCGTTCCCCTCGGTAACCAGTTGGCAACCGCTTCGAATTGATTAGCAGCCAATACTTTGGAATCCGGGAAGCAGTTGGTTAACTCGGTCACTGGCATTTCGTGGGTGACCGTCCGCATTTCCCCAAGCTGCTCTCAATTATCCATATCCTCGAACGCGATTTCATCGAGATTAAGCTGTCGGAATCCAGAAAGTCGAAAGTGGCCTGCCATCGGGTGGCGTGTAGATTTCAGCTTACCAGCAGCTCCAACGCTGGATGCACCGTTTAGTCCGCTGCCCGATCTACCACGTCCCGCATGGAGGCCAAACTTAGGCACCGTCGCTTCTCTCTGGAAAACCTACTGGTATCCTGCCAATTCCCGCAAGAATTGGCTTGCTGCGGTTCTAAACGCATGGCTCCATGTGTGTTATCGCCACAACTAGATAACCAAGTTTTCAATCGGAGCAGTTAACGTGACCAGCGGCAACAAAACAACCGACGCAGCCCTCCGCCAAATCTTCCGCACGATGGACGGTAACCAAGCTCAAGAAATCCGCGAGGCCTACTACAAGGCCGTCGAGGGGCTGATGACATTGGCAGAGGCACTGGAGATCGCCGACGCAACGCAACCGGAATCGGAATCGGCCGGAACGCTGCTAACCGAACATTTCCATGCCATCGAAGCGCTCGATGCGATGAAGCGTAGTCGGCTTGGGGCTGTGCTGTGAGCCAAACAACAGAGTGGTAAGCTCGTGCTCAACCGCCTAATGCGGGCCGCCATGTCAGTTGGTGTGGGGAGGGCGGTCTGTGACGGTCGACTCAACCCTCTTTTGGGATAACTCTTCAACAGTCTCCATTGCCAGTTGAACCCCTATTCCGTACGTCTCCATTTCGTGGTTTCCTCCCAAAGTCCCTGTATGCAAAGTGAAGTATTTCGGAACGCCTACATGTTCGAAACCAACATCATTCTTGTCAGGTAAGCCAGAGGGGGTGTATGCAGGTGTTGGGAAATACGGGACGACATCCTCGGAATTCGCCACACGATAGATAGCTATTTTGTCATCTCTTAAACGTTTAGCGAAATCCCGGTCAACGCAACGCGGTGATGCGAATGTGACAACAGCAAGTTTTTGACTCGCCGAAGAATCGACACTAATGACGTCAGGAATGGCCAACGTGGCAAGTGCTCCGCCTAGACTGTGCCCGCAAATAAAGATACGGTCTATGCTCGAATAATGTTCAGCAAGAACACGGAGCAGATCTGGGCGAAGCGGTTGGTAGTGCTTACGAAAACCAAATGATGTTTTTCCGTAGACTGGCCACTTTGGATCGTCCATAGTGTGATATCGACCCGAAAATGCGAAAGCAAATAGGCGAGCCATAATGCCGATCGCATGCGGTTTACCAGTTTCAAAATCAACTGGCTGGAAATGTGCATTTCGAATCCACTCCGGCCCGAACTTCGGGCTAGGAATCGTGCGCCAACGTCGTACCATCGTTCCACGAAAGACGATAAAGAGTTGTCGATCGCGAAGTGACACGAACCCATATGGCAATTCTTCGCCACGCAATACTGCAACAACTTGATGACCAGATGGCGCTTCCCATAAGTTGCCGTTCATGTGGCAATCAAACTGCGGGTACGCAGCGCTTGCGAGAGTGTGCAGTTCTGTGAATTGAGACAGTTCCATAGTGTCGAAATATCCTTTAATTCCATCCCGACATTCTGGCACGAAAACCTGGTTTAAGGGAATTGTCTGTGGACGATCTGACGGGAATTGGACCGCTCAAAGGTATCGCAAGAAAATCACTGTAACAAGCATTTTTGTAAGTACTACAAACTTCGTCTATTGGTGCAGTCGAAGGTCTCGATGCCATGAGACATAGCCGGCTGGGAGCGGTGCTATGCCCCCAAACACAGCGTGTGAGTGCTTAGTAGGTAGCCTACTGCGGAACCGCAAAAGTGAACAGCGGGCGAATTACTGCTCGATGATTGCATTGACGTAGGAAATAGGATCACATTCTGACTAATTCTTGCGTCGCTCGCAGTTGTTGAAAGCCGAATTCTAGTGGTTGCTGCAAGCGTTGCATGTGAGAAGCTTCCACCACACGGTTCCGCTTGTCGATAAATTTGTTTAAGGCATTCGCAATCACTATTCCTTCGATAGCACCTTGCAGGCCGAAACCTCCTCCCATAAATCTCCTATTTACGTAACCAGGGTCATTCTTCCAAATCTCAATCGCACTACTCAGTTGCGCGATTGGATCTGTGAGCAGGCGTTCTGATTCAAAATCCGTTCCAGTCAGTCGGCGGAGCCGATCAGCGCAGAAATGAAGGCCAGGCATGACCTGACGAAGTGATTCAAGTGTCAGGCCAGTTTCATAGGATGCGTATGCGAGACCGATTGTGTCGTCAAGCTTTGTACACATTTCCGGACCAAGTAAGTGCCGAAGCTCCGCGCCCTTCAAATGATAGTACAGCCAATAACGCCAACCAAATGTGAGTCGCAGCCATCCTCCATTTATCTCAGCCTGCGAGATTACGTGCCACTGCGATTGGTCGAAAATAAAGTCGTCGTCACCGTAGGGATTGAATGACTCAATTACGGTCTGCATCGGTAACGTCGAGTTCGTGTACGGAAAGCGTACGGCCACCTCACGATCAGGCAATTCACGAACGAATTGTCGAAGTTCACCAACGCGAATCGCGAATGATTCAATCTCACGAGAGTCGATTCGAGGAGGCTCGCTCATATCCATTTGCTACGTCGCTGCTCCCTGAGACTGCCATTCTGAGGTGTCGAACCATTAATTCCAGCCACTGAGAATTGAGATGCCCCAATGGTATCGCTCGCAGGTCTCTGTGACAAGCGTTTTGAACTTTCCACCGGATATCCTCTTGATCCAGTCGGAACGTTCGACGCCGCGAACCCTAGCCTGCTGAGCACGATTCTCTAAGCATAACCACGCCGGGCATTTGACGCCTCGATTGCATCCGTGGCGTTTTCCTCGTTGTATATCGCGACACACGCCCCCGTCGAGTTCCCCTGCCCAACTGCGACCAGCCCCGCGAGCTCCCACGCATCGCCACACGGGCCAACCTAGGGCACCGTCGCGGCCCTCCGGAAACCTGCTGGAATCCTCTAAATATCTGCAAGAATTGGCTTGCTGCGGTTCAAACCTCATGGCTCCATGTGTGTTGCACGAATGAATTTCCATTCCCCCACCACACGGAGACGCGCATGCCCAACAACCGCCAACAGAAGAACCGACTGCAACCTGAGGCTGCTTACGAAAACTCGCACCTCGTCGCCCAAGACCTCGTCGAAAGGATTCGCGAGCTGCTCTTTGACATGCCCGCGCCCGGCGTGGAAGAACACCCGATTGACTGGACGCATGTTGGTTCGATCAACGAGGTCAACAAGCGTCTCTCAAGCGTTGTCGCCTTCCTAGACGGTACGGAACACTAAGCCGAAACGCGGTATCAATCCGCGTCGCCGGTCGGTGGTTCGATCGGCCTGACGATGGCAGCCAACCACGAAATAGAATTGGGAACTACGACGATGAAGAAGGCAGATGTAAAGATTGGTGGTGTGTACAGCGCGACGGTTACTGGCAAGTGCGTCGAGGTCCGGATCGATGCCGAGAAGCCACGTGGCGGATGGGAGGCGACCAACTTGGTCACCAACAAGAAGGTCCACATCAAGTCGGGTCGACGCTTGCAGCCGGTTGTGGGTGCAACGAGATCGGCCCAATCCACATCAAATGGCAAAGCGAAGAAGGTGGCTTCGGAATCAGCGAAGCAGGAGGCAGTAGTCGCAGAAAAAGCAGC
Coding sequences within it:
- a CDS encoding HNH endonuclease yields the protein MATTHENCSGDSREFCDSLLEALQTSMPDAFRVTTSTCAFAVKGSNRFAHLYHKQDSLLATVYLRGDEPEWIPQLSDSARFQLREKMGSKWAEEFPTLIHIPVGASASVLAERLLTYSLPVAGKKSRLKTPSPALNDVIIVDGKIRTVLSSRYERSKILRTRCLEHFGYQCQGCRIKLADRYGSIAELLIHVHHIERLADTGPRIIDPITDLIPLCPNCHAVVHLKNPPFTLNGLQTMLQR
- a CDS encoding SIR2 family protein, whose translation is MSDFRTDPLVEELVERLMERRVIPFAGAGVSANAGLPGWDELVSRVASALGISPEAIREKRDLLVAIEYLMIQGKDVIPTILADILEWSKNIPDPPEPIKNIARLDAPAVYTTNWDDLQEEAYKQLGKPYTSVAHPTDLTKLSSSATPILKYHGSIHHPNTMVISESQYYERFGIDSPFDLRLRADMMEYHMLFLGYSFRDYNVRYIWNRTQKLFGDIDLAEPRCAFFVATRTDPIFHAVLEASNIRVIHLDGHGEFPLFMEHLSKCVT
- a CDS encoding lipase family protein, with amino-acid sequence MELSQFTELHTLASAAYPQFDCHMNGNLWEAPSGHQVVAVLRGEELPYGFVSLRDRQLFIVFRGTMVRRWRTIPSPKFGPEWIRNAHFQPVDFETGKPHAIGIMARLFAFAFSGRYHTMDDPKWPVYGKTSFGFRKHYQPLRPDLLRVLAEHYSSIDRIFICGHSLGGALATLAIPDVISVDSSASQKLAVVTFASPRCVDRDFAKRLRDDKIAIYRVANSEDVVPYFPTPAYTPSGLPDKNDVGFEHVGVPKYFTLHTGTLGGNHEMETYGIGVQLAMETVEELSQKRVESTVTDRPPHTN